From one Treponema denticola genomic stretch:
- a CDS encoding nucleotidyltransferase family protein — MKPKEKKEIFNFLEYNKNILQSYGVKKIGLFGSYVHNQQNKNSDIDILVEFHADKKNYNNFINLVYYLEDNLNTKIDLLTIESLSPYIGQRILNEVEYVSIK; from the coding sequence ATGAAACCTAAAGAAAAAAAAGAGATTTTTAATTTCTTAGAATATAATAAAAACATTCTCCAGTCCTATGGCGTAAAAAAAATAGGTCTTTTTGGTTCTTATGTACATAATCAACAAAATAAAAATAGCGATATTGATATATTAGTAGAATTCCATGCTGATAAAAAAAATTATAATAACTTTATAAATTTAGTTTATTACTTGGAAGATAATTTGAATACAAAAATAGATTTATTAACTATAGAAAGTTTAAGTCCGTATATTGGTCAGAGAATACTCAATGAGGTTGAATATGTATCGATCAAATGA
- a CDS encoding HepT-like ribonuclease domain-containing protein: MYRSNEELFKHIFDEIVFLESETRTISEEVFLKDEKTQRAFARSIEIIGEAVKNISSDVIIKYKEVPWRNIAGMRDKLIHGYFSFDYEIVWDVAKNIIPEFKNQLIKIMDTEKKKNDN, encoded by the coding sequence ATGTATCGATCAAATGAAGAGCTATTCAAGCATATTTTTGATGAAATTGTTTTTTTAGAATCTGAAACAAGGACCATATCAGAAGAAGTATTTTTAAAAGATGAAAAAACGCAACGAGCTTTTGCACGAAGTATTGAAATTATCGGAGAAGCCGTTAAAAATATTTCAAGTGATGTAATAATTAAATATAAAGAAGTTCCATGGAGAAATATTGCCGGTATGAGAGATAAACTCATTCATGGTTATTTTTCCTTTGATTATGAAATTGTGTGGGATGTTGCAAAAAACATTATTCCTGAATTTAAGAACCAGCTGATAAAAATTATGGATACAGAAAAAAAGAAAAATGACAATTAA
- a CDS encoding DUF2971 domain-containing protein, with protein MFYKYRKLYTQEDEKFKFNEHTMLLLKEKKIYVPSYKELNDPWEKIIKIPAYKSYTENEKKELLLMDKEAVELGLDEFTNLGKEIIENQNDLDSSMDDFNSFMFEESDWGIFSMSILNDSLLLWAHYGDEHRGICIGFDKQDFLNTGNVVQVKYRKKIHSIDPKRAYRRLEKQYFGNKHFAWLYEKEYRYLHPESSVEIISPAKINSIFLGLRVDENIVKIICKEFSKMYSVYKARMNTTSYTIEYEKIT; from the coding sequence ATGTTCTACAAATATCGTAAGTTATATACTCAAGAAGATGAAAAATTTAAATTTAATGAGCACACAATGCTGCTACTCAAAGAAAAAAAAATTTATGTTCCGTCTTACAAAGAATTGAATGATCCATGGGAGAAAATAATAAAAATTCCAGCCTATAAATCATATACAGAAAATGAAAAAAAAGAGCTACTTCTAATGGACAAAGAAGCCGTAGAACTTGGACTTGATGAATTTACTAATTTGGGAAAAGAAATTATTGAAAATCAAAATGATTTAGATTCGAGCATGGATGATTTTAATAGTTTTATGTTTGAAGAAAGTGATTGGGGGATTTTTTCTATGTCGATATTAAATGACTCGCTATTACTATGGGCTCATTATGGAGATGAACATCGTGGAATATGTATCGGTTTTGATAAGCAAGATTTTTTGAATACAGGCAATGTTGTTCAAGTAAAATATCGTAAAAAAATTCATTCAATTGATCCTAAGCGAGCATATAGAAGACTTGAAAAACAATATTTTGGTAATAAACATTTTGCGTGGTTATACGAGAAAGAGTATCGTTATCTACACCCAGAATCATCAGTAGAAATTATTTCTCCAGCGAAGATTAATTCAATATTCTTAGGGCTAAGAGTTGATGAAAATATTGTAAAAATAATATGTAAGGAATTTTCTAAAATGTATTCAGTTTATAAAGCTCGAATGAATACAACTAGTTATACAATTGAATATGAAAAGATTACCTAA
- a CDS encoding DUF4365 domain-containing protein: protein MGTSTTERLGIAELTKIFAQVGWYFREQFVSDNGIDAQVEYS from the coding sequence ATGGGGACATCAACTACTGAACGATTGGGTATAGCCGAATTAACCAAAATATTTGCACAAGTTGGTTGGTATTTTCGTGAACAATTTGTTAGCGATAATGGAATTGATGCACAGGTAGAATATAGTTGA
- a CDS encoding DUF4365 domain-containing protein, translating to MSYFSEMDKEKIIYRPKANHVEYWTKHSLPVIICLHNTDNDKVFWTPVLKELIISTGKGYKIEISTNSTLTKENCLGLSRIFKFNYHEYRLNKLLLDSSWMKLIMNGESVYAEFEDWHNKSLSRTSITISCESVNGSKSINLPTLYAPGYSVLGIVQKTIPWASFEMDIDSHREAQKDEYETECYTGHDKEDDMRFYYESFDEWYEEPDDIVPIKRESEIDIYRVKLTLNDLGKAFLNIYEYLDSDPEFELTSFSITEIFS from the coding sequence ATGAGTTACTTCTCTGAAATGGATAAAGAAAAAATAATATATCGTCCAAAAGCAAACCATGTTGAATATTGGACAAAACATAGTCTTCCTGTAATTATATGTCTACATAATACAGATAATGATAAAGTTTTTTGGACTCCGGTACTAAAGGAGCTTATTATATCAACAGGGAAAGGTTATAAAATCGAGATCTCAACAAATAGTACATTGACAAAGGAAAATTGTTTAGGTTTATCACGAATTTTTAAGTTTAATTATCATGAATATAGACTAAATAAACTGTTGCTAGATTCATCTTGGATGAAATTAATAATGAATGGTGAAAGTGTTTATGCTGAATTTGAAGATTGGCACAATAAATCATTATCAAGAACTTCAATCACTATTAGCTGTGAATCAGTTAATGGTTCAAAAAGTATTAATTTACCAACATTATATGCACCCGGATATAGTGTTTTAGGCATTGTACAAAAAACTATTCCATGGGCATCATTCGAAATGGACATTGATAGTCATCGGGAAGCTCAAAAAGACGAATATGAAACAGAATGTTATACGGGACATGATAAAGAAGATGATATGAGATTTTATTATGAGTCATTTGATGAATGGTATGAAGAGCCTGATGATATTGTTCCAATAAAAAGAGAATCAGAAATTGATATCTACAGAGTAAAACTTACACTTAATGATTTAGGAAAAGCATTTTTAAACATATACGAATATCTTGATTCAGATCCTGAATTTGAACTTACCTCTTTTAGTATCACAGAAATATTTTCCTAA
- a CDS encoding D-alanine--D-alanine ligase family protein: MKVVVLAGGLSPERDVSLSSGALIANALIENGHSVFLLDLLIGTDKKFEELSFLTKDSIDRYEYIIPPEEPNLIELHQKYPDQIGKGVLSICKQADVVFIALHGSIGENGQLQSIFEMQSIKHTGSSYFGCMLAMDKDISKKIATIEGISTAKWKTYSLSEVNFDTIKRETKIPCVVKPLSCGSSIGISIIKTEEELLNALRVAKKYEDSILIEDMIKGREVSCGIVGDKALPVIEIIPKSGFYDYKNKYQKGLSNEICPAEIDRSIEKTIQAFSYKMHKALRLGYYSRSDFIIRDNEEIVYLETNTLPGMTPTSLLPQEARVSGITYNELCNQIVHNAIKIEG; this comes from the coding sequence ATGAAGGTAGTGGTACTTGCTGGAGGATTAAGTCCTGAAAGAGATGTATCTTTATCATCAGGAGCATTAATTGCAAATGCATTAATCGAAAATGGGCATAGTGTTTTTCTTTTAGATTTACTAATAGGAACTGATAAAAAATTTGAAGAATTATCATTTTTAACAAAAGATTCAATAGATCGATATGAGTATATTATACCACCAGAAGAGCCAAATCTTATTGAATTGCATCAAAAGTATCCTGATCAAATCGGAAAAGGTGTACTGAGCATTTGTAAACAAGCAGATGTTGTGTTTATTGCATTACATGGTTCAATAGGTGAAAATGGTCAGCTACAATCAATTTTTGAAATGCAATCAATTAAACACACAGGATCAAGTTACTTTGGCTGTATGTTGGCGATGGATAAAGATATATCAAAAAAAATTGCAACTATTGAGGGTATTTCTACAGCAAAATGGAAAACTTATTCATTGTCAGAAGTTAATTTTGATACAATAAAGAGAGAAACAAAAATACCTTGTGTTGTTAAACCACTTAGTTGTGGTTCTAGTATTGGGATATCAATAATTAAAACCGAAGAAGAATTATTGAATGCATTAAGAGTTGCGAAAAAATATGAAGATAGTATTTTGATTGAAGATATGATCAAAGGGAGAGAAGTGTCATGTGGTATAGTTGGAGATAAGGCATTACCGGTAATTGAAATAATTCCAAAGTCAGGATTTTATGATTATAAAAATAAGTATCAAAAAGGATTATCCAACGAAATATGTCCTGCTGAAATAGATAGAAGCATTGAGAAAACAATACAGGCATTTTCATATAAAATGCATAAAGCTTTAAGACTAGGTTATTATTCACGATCAGATTTTATTATTCGAGATAATGAAGAAATTGTTTATTTGGAGACCAATACATTGCCTGGAATGACTCCAACGAGTTTATTGCCTCAAGAAGCAAGAGTATCTGGAATTACATATAATGAATTATGTAATCAAATTGTACATAATGCAATAAAAATTGAAGGCTAA
- a CDS encoding NERD domain-containing protein, which translates to MGEHYVSKILSSLDENEYKIFNDVMLRTKNGKTTQIDHIVISAYGIFVIETKNYNGWIFGNEKAEYWMQVIYNEKHKFRNPVKQNQAHIFALKELFAEYSDIKYFPIVVFVGNAELKDIESNMPVIYDDDLLDLIYSDITNKCLTEIEIQKIVNLLSSKNIVDDELRIEHINNIRQTVVERKLKMENLICPRCNGELKLREGKSGKFYGCSNYPRCRFTMPFFKINT; encoded by the coding sequence ATGGGAGAACATTATGTATCGAAAATTTTATCATCATTGGATGAAAATGAGTATAAAATTTTTAATGATGTAATGTTACGGACAAAAAATGGTAAAACCACACAGATAGACCATATAGTAATCTCTGCTTATGGAATTTTTGTAATAGAAACAAAAAATTACAACGGTTGGATTTTTGGAAATGAAAAAGCTGAATATTGGATGCAAGTAATTTATAATGAAAAGCATAAATTTAGAAATCCTGTAAAACAAAATCAGGCTCATATTTTTGCACTAAAAGAACTGTTTGCAGAATATAGCGATATAAAATATTTTCCTATTGTCGTTTTTGTTGGTAATGCGGAATTAAAAGACATAGAATCTAATATGCCTGTAATTTATGATGATGATCTTTTAGACTTGATTTACTCGGATATTACAAACAAGTGTCTTACAGAAATAGAAATTCAGAAAATTGTAAACTTACTTTCAAGTAAAAATATTGTTGACGATGAACTAAGAATTGAACATATTAACAATATAAGACAAACTGTAGTTGAAAGAAAATTAAAAATGGAGAATTTAATTTGCCCTAGATGTAATGGGGAGTTAAAATTAAGAGAAGGTAAGTCTGGTAAATTTTATGGATGCTCAAATTATCCAAGATGTAGATTCACTATGCCTTTTTTTAAAATAAACACATAA